A single genomic interval of Terriglobus albidus harbors:
- a CDS encoding helix-turn-helix domain-containing protein, translating into MKLAEKIRYLREVEGSLRGMNRSMTQQELMRAIEAETGGSLSQSYLSQIESGARPHLTNTTRQVLAKFFKVHPGYLVDDPEGYHADLLSDARVLEDKVDLWLVSGSERFRRDPELRAALLKVARNDRSRQCLLLLASILDTPHLVERLTEILRPAEVERKPAKLVRKKTARGRKE; encoded by the coding sequence ATGAAACTGGCAGAGAAAATCCGCTACCTCCGCGAGGTGGAAGGTTCGCTTCGCGGGATGAACCGGTCGATGACGCAGCAGGAACTGATGCGGGCCATTGAGGCAGAGACCGGAGGCTCACTGAGCCAGAGCTACCTCTCGCAGATCGAGAGCGGAGCTCGTCCTCACCTCACCAATACAACCAGGCAGGTGCTGGCGAAGTTCTTCAAGGTCCATCCCGGCTATCTGGTGGATGACCCTGAGGGATATCACGCTGATCTGCTGTCGGATGCACGGGTGCTGGAGGACAAGGTGGATCTCTGGCTGGTCAGCGGATCTGAGCGTTTCCGGCGCGATCCGGAGCTGCGCGCCGCGCTGCTGAAGGTGGCACGCAATGATCGCTCCCGGCAATGCCTGCTGTTGCTGGCATCGATTCTCGACACGCCCCACCTGGTCGAGCGGCTGACAGAAATTCTGCGGCCGGCAGAGGTGGAGAGGAAACCTGCGAAGCTCGTTCGCAAGAAGACGGCCCGCGGAAGGAAGGAATAA